One window of the Gambusia affinis linkage group LG01, SWU_Gaff_1.0, whole genome shotgun sequence genome contains the following:
- the ampd2b gene encoding AMP deaminase 2 yields MSTNVPSGTAAGGSGVKSKPLSPFKKRGSLQYTASTAESVLDGVLQSNNGLCSDGSSPKWFIVYEGTNSVWAAELRPSMNFCPLTDTTVHPPASDKHPYENRDPTGSAPDVGYGCKMVNGVMHVYTSRDVMEKSTELDLPYPDLKEYIADMNVMMALIINGPVKSFCYRRLQYLSSKFQMHVLLNEMKELAAQKKVPHRDFYNIRKVDTHIHASSCMNQKHLLRFIKRAMKKYPKEIVHVEKGKGQTLMEVFESMNLTAFDLSVDTLDMHADRNTFHRFDKFNAKYNPIGESILREIFIKTDNYIEGKYFGHIIKEVMADLEESKYQNVELRLSIYGRCRNEWDKLAKWAVRHQVYSDNVRWLVQVPRLFDVYRTKRQLSNFQDMLENIFRPLFEVTINPGSHPELHLFLQHVVGFDSVDDESKPEQHIFNLDSPLPANWTEEDNPPYSYYLYYMYANMTVLNHLRRQSGFHTLVLRPHCGEAGPIHHLVSGFMLSENISHGLLLRKAPVLQYLYYLAQIGIAMSPLSNNSLFLSYHRNPLPEYLSRGLMVSLSTDDPLQFHFTKEPLMEEYSIAAQVWKLSSCDMCELSRNSVLMSGFSHKMKSYWLGPDYIREGQASNDIRRTNVPDIRVAYRYETMCEELNLITQAIRTDELETIEEEGALCMGAVQAAK; encoded by the exons CTGAGTCTGTGTTGGACGGGGTCCTGCAGAGCAATAATGGGCTCTGCTCTGATGGCTCTTCACCTAAATGGTTCATCGTCTACGAAGGCACGAATAG TGTGTGGGCTGCTGAGCTCAGACCGAGCATGAATTTCTGCCCCCTCACAGATACCACGGTGCACCCACCTGCTTCTGACAAGCACCCGTACGAGAACCGGGACCCCACCGGCTCGGCCCCCGATGTGGGTTACGGCTGCAAGATGGTGAACGGCGTCATGCACGTGTACACCAGCAGGGACGTTATGGAAAA GAGCACAGAGCTTGACCTGCCGTACCCAGACCTGAAGGAGTACATCGCTGATATGAACGTCATGATGGCCCTCATTATTAATGGACCCGT AAAGTCGTTTTGCTATCGTCGGCTTCAGTATCTCAGTTCCAAGTTCCAGATGCACGTCCTGCTGAATGAGATGAAGGAGCTTGCAGCACAGAAAAAGGTTCCCCACAGAGACTTTTACAATATTCGTAAG gtagACACTCACATTCACGCTTCGTCTTGTATGAACCAGAAGCATCTTCTTCGTTTCATCAAAAGAGCCatgaaaaaatatccaaaagagATTGTGCATGTGGAGAAAGGCAAAGGTCAGACACTCATGGAGGTGTTTGAGAGCATGAACCTGACCGCTTTTGACCTTAGTGTGGACACTCTGGACATGCATGCC GACCGCAACACCTTCCATCGGTTTGACAAATTCAACGCTAAATATAATCCCATCGGTGAATCCATCCTGAGGGAGATCTTCATCAAAACCGACAACTACATCGAGGGGAAGTACTTCGGTCACATTATAAAG GAAGTGATGGCGGACCTGGAGGAGAGCAAGTACCAGAACGTGGAGCTCCGGCTGTCCATCTACGGCCGCTGCAGAAACGAGTGGGACAAGCTGGCCAAGTGGGCCGTCAGACACCAGGTCTACTCCGACAACGTGCGGTGGCTCGTACAGGTGCCACGACTGTT TGATGTCTACCGTACAAAGAGACAGCTGTCCAACTTCCAGGACATGCTTGAGAATATCTTCAGGCCTTTATTTGAGGTCACAATCAACCCTGGCAGCCACCCAGAGCTGCACCTCTTTCTTCAGCAT GTTGTTGGCTTTGACAGTGTGGACGATGAATCCAAACCAGAGCAACATATCTTCAACCTGGACAGTCCACTGCCAGCCAACTGGACAGAGGAGGACAACCCGCCATATTCCTACTACCTCTACTATATGTATGCAAACATGACAGTGTTGAATCACCTGCGCAG GCAGAGCGGCTTCCACACCCTTGTTCTGCGGCCTCACTGTGGGGAAGCAGGGCCGATCCATCACCTGGTGTCCGGGTTCATGCTGTCGGAGAACATCTCCCATGGGCTGCTGCTTAGAAAG GCTCCTGTGTTGCAGTACCTGTATTATTTGGCTCAGATTGGCATCGCCATGTCTCCTCTTAGCAATAATAGCCTGTTCCTCAGCTACCACCGCAACCCTCTGCCAGAGTACCTGTCTCGAGGACTCATGGTCTCTCTCTCCACAGACGATCCTCTGCAGTTTCACTTTACCAAG GAGCCATTGATGGAAGAGTACAGCATCGCTGCTCAGGTGTGGAAACTGAGCTCCTGTGACATGTGTGAGTTATCCAGGAACAGTGTCTTAATGAGTGGATTCTCTCACAAG ATGAAGAGCTACTGGCTCGGCCCAGACTACATCAGAGAAGGCCAGGCGAGTAACGACATCAGGCGCACCAACGTTCCCGACATCCGTGTGGCGTACCGCTACGAGACCATGTGTGAGGAGCTGAATTTGATCACGCAGGCCATCCGCACAGATGAGCTGGAGACCATAGAGGAGGAGGGGGCATTGTGTATGGGAGCGGTGCAGGCAGCGAAGTGA
- the LOC122834058 gene encoding glutathione S-transferase Mu 1-like — MTMILAYWDVRGFAGHIRLMLEYTKANYKEKFYVVGDAPGFDKSGWFNEKFKLGLDFPNLPYLIDGDNKVTQSMAILRYLARKNNLCGDTEEQKIRIDMLEQQCLDLRASFVRMCYVDLEGLKPDYLKALPDALKLFSDFLGQRKWFAGDKLTYADFIMYEMLDIQKMFHPPCLDNFKNLKAFLDRFEALDRVSAYLKSDKYIKEPINNRMAQWSFKKVK, encoded by the exons ATGACCATGATATTGGCCTACTGGGACGTCCGAGGG TTTGCCGGACACATTCGGCTCATGCTTGAGTACACCAAGGCCAACTACAAGGAAAAGTTTTACGTCGTTGGTGATG CCCCAGGTTTTGACAAAAGTGGCtggtttaatgaaaaattcAAGCTTGGACTTGACTTCCCCAAC cTGCCCTACCTGATTGATGGAGACAACAAGGTCACACAGAGTATGGCCATCCTGAGATACCTCGCACGAAAGAACAACTTGT GTGGAGACACGGAGGAGCAGAAGATCAGAATAGACATGCTGGAGCAGCAGTGCTTAGACTTGAGAGCCAGCTTTGTGAGGATGTGCTATGTTGACCTT GAAGGTCTAAAGCCAGACTACTTGAAGGCACTGCCAGATGCACTGAAGCTGTTCTCTGACTTCCTGGGACAGAGGAAGTGGTTTGCTGGTGACAAG CTCACCTACGCAGACTTCATCATGTACGAAATGCTGGATATCCAGAAGATGTTCCATCCTCCCTGCTTGGATAATTTCAAGAACCTCAAAGCTTTCTTGGACCGTTTTGAG gcTCTGGACAGGGTTTCTGCCTACTTAAAGTCAGACAAATACATCAAGGAACCCATCAACAACCGCATGGCACAGTGGTCATTCAAGAAAGtgaagtaa